In one Mycobacterium sp. NBC_00419 genomic region, the following are encoded:
- the rpmF gene encoding 50S ribosomal protein L32, whose protein sequence is MAVPKRRMSRSNTRSRRSQWKTEATGLVNVSVAGRAHKVPRRLLKAARLGLIDLDKR, encoded by the coding sequence ATGGCTGTGCCCAAGCGCAGAATGTCGCGCTCGAACACCCGCAGTCGGCGTTCGCAGTGGAAGACCGAAGCCACCGGCTTGGTCAACGTGTCCGTCGCCGGTCGCGCGCACAAGGTTCCGCGTCGGCTGCTGAAGGCTGCCCGCCTCGGTCTGATCGACCTCGACAAGCGCTGA
- a CDS encoding response regulator transcription factor, whose protein sequence is MRILVVDDDRAVRESLRRSLSFNGYSVDLAQDGVEALDAIANERPDAVVLDVMMPRLDGLEVCRQLRSTGDDLPILVLTARDSVSERVAGLDAGADDYLPKPFALEELLARMRALLRRTTPDDQSDSAIMAFSDLTLDPVTREVHRGKRAISLTRTEFALLEMLIANPRRVLTRSRILEEVWGFDFPTSGNALEVYVGYLRRKTEAEGEPRLIHTVRGVGYVLRETPP, encoded by the coding sequence GTGCGAATCCTTGTGGTGGACGATGATCGCGCTGTGCGCGAATCGTTGCGCCGGTCCCTGTCGTTCAATGGCTACTCCGTCGATCTGGCCCAGGACGGGGTGGAAGCGCTCGACGCGATCGCCAACGAACGCCCTGATGCGGTCGTTCTCGACGTGATGATGCCGCGGCTGGACGGGCTCGAGGTCTGCCGTCAGCTCCGCAGCACCGGCGACGATCTGCCGATCCTGGTGCTAACCGCCCGTGACTCGGTGTCCGAGCGGGTGGCCGGCCTGGATGCCGGCGCCGACGACTATCTGCCCAAGCCGTTCGCCCTCGAGGAACTGCTGGCCCGCATGAGGGCACTGCTGCGTCGCACCACCCCCGACGACCAGTCCGATTCGGCGATCATGGCGTTCTCCGATCTGACGCTGGACCCGGTGACCCGCGAGGTCCATCGCGGCAAACGCGCGATCAGCCTCACCCGCACCGAGTTCGCGCTGCTGGAGATGCTCATCGCGAACCCCCGCCGAGTGCTCACCCGCAGCCGCATCCTGGAGGAGGTGTGGGGTTTCGACTTCCCCACCTCAGGCAATGCGCTGGAGGTATACGTCGGCTATCTGCGCCGGAAGACCGAAGCGGAAGGAGAACCGCGGCTGATTCACACCGTTCGAGGTGTGGGTTACGTGCTGCGTGAGACACCGCCCTGA
- a CDS encoding acyclic terpene utilization AtuA family protein yields the protein MRIGNCSGFYGDRIAAMHEMLTGGELDYLTGDYLAELTMLILGRDKMKSPERGYAKTFLTQLEQCLGLAHDRGVRIVANAGGLNPAGLADAVRGLAERLGVPATVAHVEGDDLLPRAAELQLGSPLTANAYLGAWGIADCVHAGADIVITGRVTDASVVVGPAAAHFGWSRHDYDRLAGAVVAGHVIECGTQATGGNYSFFTEIDDLAHPGFPLAEVYDDGSSVITKHPGTGGQVSIGTVTAQLLYEIGGARYANPDATARFDTITLRDDGPDRVRISGIRGEAPPPTLKVSLNSIGGFRNAASFVLTGLDIDAKAALVRGQLDAALTDTPAELEWTLSRTDHADADTEQAASALLTCVVRDPDAKKVGRQFTSAAVELALGSYPGFHTTAPPGDGQVYGVFTPGYVLADEVKHVAVHPDGHRVVIASATETVELAETESPHLPEPLAAGPTRRLPLGTIAGARSGDKGGAANIGVWVRTDEQWRWLAHQLTADALRELLPETKDLPITRHLFPALRAVNFVIDGILGEGVAYNARFDPQAKGLGEWLRSRHIDIPEAILS from the coding sequence GTGCGCATCGGCAACTGCTCCGGCTTCTACGGCGATCGCATCGCGGCCATGCACGAAATGCTCACCGGCGGCGAGCTGGATTACCTCACCGGCGACTACCTCGCCGAGCTCACCATGCTCATCCTCGGCCGCGACAAGATGAAAAGCCCGGAGCGTGGCTACGCCAAGACGTTCCTGACCCAACTCGAACAGTGTCTGGGCCTCGCACATGACCGCGGGGTGCGCATCGTCGCCAATGCCGGTGGCCTCAATCCGGCAGGCTTGGCCGACGCGGTGCGCGGCCTGGCCGAGCGCCTCGGCGTCCCGGCGACGGTGGCCCACGTGGAGGGCGACGACCTGCTGCCCCGCGCGGCCGAACTGCAGTTGGGTTCGCCGCTGACAGCCAACGCCTACCTGGGCGCGTGGGGTATCGCGGATTGCGTGCACGCCGGGGCCGACATCGTCATCACCGGACGGGTGACCGACGCGTCGGTGGTGGTCGGTCCCGCCGCGGCGCATTTTGGATGGTCCCGCCATGACTACGACCGGCTGGCCGGTGCGGTGGTGGCAGGCCACGTCATCGAATGCGGCACCCAGGCCACCGGCGGAAACTATTCGTTCTTCACCGAGATCGACGACCTGGCGCACCCCGGGTTCCCCCTGGCCGAGGTCTACGACGACGGCTCGTCGGTGATCACCAAACATCCGGGGACCGGTGGACAGGTCAGCATCGGCACGGTCACCGCGCAGCTGCTCTACGAGATCGGCGGGGCCCGCTACGCCAATCCGGATGCCACGGCCCGGTTCGACACCATCACGCTGCGCGACGACGGTCCCGACCGGGTGCGCATCAGCGGGATACGGGGCGAGGCGCCACCACCGACGCTGAAGGTCTCGCTCAACAGCATCGGCGGTTTCCGCAACGCGGCGAGCTTCGTGCTGACCGGCCTGGACATCGACGCCAAAGCCGCGCTGGTGCGCGGGCAACTCGATGCCGCACTCACCGACACGCCCGCCGAACTGGAGTGGACGCTGAGCCGAACCGACCACGCCGATGCCGACACCGAGCAGGCGGCCAGCGCGCTGTTGACGTGCGTGGTGCGCGATCCGGACGCCAAGAAGGTCGGCCGCCAATTCACCTCGGCCGCAGTCGAACTCGCTCTCGGTAGCTATCCCGGCTTCCACACCACCGCCCCACCGGGTGACGGGCAGGTGTACGGGGTGTTCACCCCCGGCTATGTGCTCGCCGACGAGGTCAAGCATGTCGCCGTGCACCCCGACGGCCACCGCGTCGTCATCGCTTCGGCCACCGAGACCGTCGAACTCGCCGAGACCGAATCACCGCACCTGCCCGAACCGTTGGCAGCGGGGCCCACCCGGCGTCTGCCGCTGGGCACGATCGCCGGCGCCCGCAGCGGTGACAAGGGCGGCGCGGCCAACATCGGCGTCTGGGTGCGCACCGACGAGCAGTGGCGCTGGCTGGCCCACCAGCTGACCGCCGACGCGCTGCGCGAACTGCTGCCCGAGACAAAGGATCTGCCGATCACGCGCCATCTTTTCCCCGCACTGCGTGCGGTGAACTTCGTCATCGACGGAATCCTCGGCGAGGGCGTCGCCTACAACGCCCGGTTCGACCCCCAGGCCAAGGGCCTTGGTGAATGGCTGCGCAGCCGCCACATCGACATCCCGGAGGCGATCCTTTCGTGA